A region of Mesorhizobium sp. M3A.F.Ca.ET.080.04.2.1 DNA encodes the following proteins:
- the pnp gene encoding polyribonucleotide nucleotidyltransferase: MFNHHKVEIEWGGRPLILETGKIARQADGAVLATYGETVVLATVVSMKEPKPGLDFFPLTVNYQEKTYAAGKIPGGYFKREGRPSEKETLVSRLIDRPIRPLFAEGYKNDTQIVVTVIQHDLENDPDILSIVATSAALTLSGVPFMGPIGGARVGYINGEYVLNPHIDEMEESKLDLVVAGTSDAVLMVESEAKELSEDLMLGAVMFGHKSFQPVIDAIIKLAEVAAKDPRDFTAPDYSALEGEMLKIVGDELREAYKITDKQSRYAAVDAVKAKVKAAFAPAEGEEAKYTSEQIGTVFKELQAKVVRWNILDTGSRIDGRDLKTVRKIVSEVGVLPRTHGSALFTRGETQALVVATLGTGEDEQFVDSLTGMYKEKFLLHYNFPPYSVGETGRMGSPGRREIGHGKLAWRAIRPMLPSADQFPYTLRVVSEITESNGSSSMATVCGTSLALMDAGVPIAKPVAGIAMGLIKEGERFAVLSDILGDEDHLGDMDFKVAGTANGVTSLQMDIKIDGITEEIMKIALGQAKDGRLHILGEMAHAISGARAELGEFAPRIEVMHIPTDKIRDVIGSGGKVIREIVEKTGAKINIEDDGTVKIASANAKEIEAAKKWIHTIVAEPEVGEIYEGTVVKTADFGAFVNFFGPRDGLVHISQLANERVAKTSDVVKEGDKVWVKLMGFDERGKVRLSMKVVDQATGKEIVREKKPEGEEDAA, translated from the coding sequence ATGTTCAATCACCACAAAGTCGAAATCGAGTGGGGCGGCCGTCCGCTCATCCTGGAAACCGGCAAGATCGCGCGCCAGGCTGACGGCGCGGTGCTCGCCACCTACGGCGAGACCGTCGTGCTTGCCACCGTCGTTTCCATGAAGGAGCCGAAGCCCGGCCTCGATTTCTTCCCGCTTACTGTCAACTACCAGGAAAAGACCTATGCCGCCGGCAAGATCCCGGGCGGCTATTTCAAGCGCGAGGGCCGTCCGAGCGAGAAGGAAACGCTGGTTTCCCGCCTGATCGACCGCCCGATCCGTCCGCTCTTCGCCGAAGGCTACAAGAACGACACCCAGATCGTCGTCACCGTCATTCAGCATGACCTGGAGAACGACCCGGACATCCTTTCGATCGTTGCCACCTCGGCTGCTCTGACGCTGTCCGGCGTGCCCTTCATGGGCCCGATCGGCGGCGCCCGCGTCGGCTACATCAACGGCGAATATGTGCTCAACCCGCATATCGACGAGATGGAGGAATCGAAGCTCGACCTCGTCGTTGCCGGCACCAGCGATGCCGTCCTGATGGTCGAATCCGAAGCCAAGGAGCTCTCCGAAGACCTGATGCTCGGCGCCGTCATGTTCGGCCACAAGAGCTTCCAGCCGGTGATCGATGCGATCATCAAGCTGGCCGAGGTCGCAGCCAAGGATCCGCGCGACTTCACCGCGCCGGACTATTCCGCGCTCGAGGGCGAGATGCTCAAGATCGTCGGCGACGAGCTTCGCGAAGCCTATAAGATCACCGACAAGCAGTCGCGCTATGCCGCGGTCGACGCCGTCAAGGCGAAGGTCAAGGCTGCGTTCGCTCCGGCCGAAGGCGAGGAGGCGAAGTACACCTCCGAGCAGATCGGCACGGTGTTCAAGGAGCTCCAGGCCAAGGTCGTGCGCTGGAACATCCTCGATACCGGCTCGCGCATCGACGGCCGCGACCTGAAGACCGTTCGCAAGATCGTGTCCGAAGTCGGCGTCCTGCCGCGCACCCACGGTTCGGCACTGTTCACCCGCGGCGAGACGCAGGCCCTGGTCGTTGCCACGCTCGGCACCGGCGAGGACGAGCAGTTCGTCGATTCGCTGACCGGCATGTACAAGGAGAAGTTCCTCCTTCACTACAACTTCCCGCCCTACTCGGTCGGTGAGACCGGCCGCATGGGCTCGCCGGGCCGCCGCGAGATCGGCCACGGCAAGCTCGCCTGGCGCGCGATCCGGCCGATGCTGCCTTCCGCCGACCAGTTCCCCTACACGCTGCGTGTCGTCTCGGAGATCACCGAGTCCAACGGTTCGTCCTCGATGGCCACCGTCTGCGGCACCTCGCTGGCGCTGATGGATGCCGGCGTACCGATCGCGAAGCCGGTGGCCGGCATCGCCATGGGCCTGATCAAGGAAGGCGAGCGCTTCGCGGTGCTCTCCGACATCCTCGGCGACGAGGACCACCTCGGCGACATGGATTTCAAGGTCGCCGGCACCGCCAATGGCGTCACCTCGCTGCAGATGGACATCAAGATCGACGGCATCACCGAGGAGATCATGAAGATCGCGCTCGGCCAGGCCAAGGACGGCCGTCTGCACATCCTGGGCGAGATGGCGCATGCGATCTCCGGCGCGCGCGCCGAGCTCGGCGAGTTCGCGCCGCGCATCGAGGTCATGCACATCCCGACCGACAAGATCCGCGACGTCATCGGCTCCGGCGGCAAGGTGATCCGCGAGATCGTCGAGAAGACCGGCGCCAAGATCAACATCGAGGATGACGGCACGGTCAAGATCGCCTCGGCCAACGCCAAGGAGATCGAGGCGGCGAAGAAGTGGATCCACACCATCGTCGCCGAGCCGGAAGTCGGCGAGATCTACGAAGGCACGGTGGTCAAGACCGCCGACTTCGGCGCCTTCGTCAACTTCTTCGGCCCGCGTGACGGTCTCGTCCACATCTCGCAGCTCGCCAATGAGCGCGTCGCCAAGACCTCCGACGTCGTCAAGGAAGGCGACAAGGTGTGGGTCAAGCTGATGGGCTTTGACGAGCGCGGCAAGGTCCGCCTGTCGATGAAGGTCGTCGACCAGGCGACCGGCAAGGAAATCGTGCGCGAGAAGAAGCCGGAAGGCGAGGAAGACGCCGCCTGA
- the truB gene encoding tRNA pseudouridine(55) synthase TruB — MARRGKKKGRPVSGWVVLDKPVGMGSTEAVSKIKWLFQAEKAGHAGTLDPLASGMLPIALGEATKTVPYVQDGAKVYRFTVAWGEERSTDDLEGPVTNSSDNRPAEAEVRVLLPKYTGVIMQTPPQFSAIKIAGERAYDLAREGETVDIPAREIEIGRLELIEHTGDRSVFEVECGKGTYVRSLARDMGRDLGCFGHIAELRRVEVEPFTADDFVTVAELEAARFGGQTDESARDESADEAPADFGAIDALLVETAAALDCLPQVAVSDDAATKIRLGNPVIIRGRDAPVEADEACATARGKLVAIGAIEQGMFKPKRVFVG; from the coding sequence GTGGCGCGTCGCGGCAAGAAGAAAGGTCGGCCGGTATCGGGCTGGGTGGTGCTGGACAAGCCGGTCGGCATGGGCTCGACCGAGGCGGTCTCGAAGATCAAATGGCTGTTCCAGGCGGAGAAGGCCGGCCATGCCGGCACGCTCGACCCGCTCGCCTCCGGCATGCTGCCGATCGCGCTTGGCGAGGCCACCAAGACCGTGCCTTACGTGCAGGACGGGGCCAAGGTCTACCGCTTCACCGTCGCCTGGGGCGAAGAGCGCTCGACCGACGATCTCGAAGGACCAGTGACGAACAGCTCGGACAATCGGCCGGCTGAGGCGGAGGTGAGGGTGCTGCTGCCCAAATACACCGGCGTGATCATGCAGACGCCGCCGCAATTCTCGGCCATCAAGATCGCCGGCGAACGCGCCTATGATCTCGCCCGCGAAGGCGAGACGGTCGACATTCCTGCCCGCGAGATCGAGATCGGACGTCTCGAGCTTATCGAGCACACCGGCGATCGCAGCGTCTTCGAGGTCGAATGCGGCAAGGGCACCTATGTGCGGTCGCTGGCGCGCGACATGGGCCGCGACCTCGGCTGTTTCGGCCACATCGCCGAGCTAAGGCGCGTCGAGGTCGAGCCGTTTACGGCGGATGATTTCGTCACCGTCGCCGAACTGGAAGCGGCGCGCTTCGGCGGCCAAACCGATGAAAGCGCGAGAGATGAAAGCGCGGACGAGGCCCCTGCCGACTTCGGCGCCATAGATGCGCTGCTGGTCGAGACGGCCGCGGCCCTCGACTGCCTGCCGCAGGTCGCCGTCAGCGACGATGCGGCGACCAAGATCCGCCTCGGCAATCCCGTCATCATCCGCGGCCGCGATGCGCCCGTCGAGGCCGACGAGGCCTGCGCCACCGCGCGCGGCAAGCTCGTCGCCATCGGCGCCATCGAGCAGGGCATGTTCAAGCCGAAGCGTGTCTTTGTCGGGTAA
- the fabI gene encoding enoyl-ACP reductase FabI, whose translation MDGLMKGKRGLVMGVANDHSIAWGIAKKLSEHGAELAFTYQGDAFGRRVKPLAEKVGASLVVPCDVEDSASVAATFETLGDAWGGLDFVVHAIGFSDKNELKGLYADTSRDNFVRTMVISCYSFTEVARNAAALMTNGGSMITLTYAGSVRVMPNYNVMGVAKAGLEASVRYLANDYGPRGIRVNGISAGPVRTLAGSGVSDARHMFSYQQRNSPLRRTVTIDEVGGSALYLLSDLSSGVTGEIHYVDSGYHIVSMPTLDELKQND comes from the coding sequence ATGGACGGGCTGATGAAGGGCAAGCGCGGGCTTGTCATGGGTGTTGCCAACGATCATTCGATCGCATGGGGGATCGCCAAGAAACTGTCCGAGCACGGGGCGGAGCTTGCCTTCACCTATCAGGGCGACGCGTTCGGGCGACGGGTGAAGCCGCTTGCCGAGAAGGTCGGCGCCTCGCTGGTCGTACCCTGCGACGTCGAGGACAGCGCCTCGGTCGCCGCGACCTTCGAAACGCTGGGCGATGCCTGGGGCGGGCTGGATTTCGTCGTCCACGCCATCGGCTTCTCCGACAAGAACGAGCTCAAGGGCCTCTACGCCGACACCAGCCGCGACAATTTCGTGCGCACCATGGTGATCTCCTGCTATTCCTTCACCGAGGTCGCGCGCAACGCCGCCGCGCTGATGACCAACGGCGGCTCCATGATCACGCTGACCTATGCAGGATCGGTACGCGTCATGCCAAACTACAACGTCATGGGCGTCGCCAAGGCCGGCTTGGAGGCAAGCGTGCGCTACCTCGCCAACGACTACGGTCCGCGCGGCATCCGGGTGAACGGCATCTCCGCGGGGCCGGTCAGGACGCTCGCCGGCTCCGGCGTCTCCGACGCGCGGCACATGTTCTCCTATCAACAGCGCAATTCGCCGCTGCGGCGCACCGTGACCATCGACGAAGTCGGTGGCTCCGCGCTCTACCTGCTTTCCGATCTGTCTTCGGGGGTCACCGGCGAGATCCACTATGTCGATTCCGGCTACCATATTGTTTCCATGCCGACGCTCGACGAACTGAAGCAGAACGACTGA
- the corA gene encoding magnesium/cobalt transporter CorA encodes MAKTDTARKRASLRMRRPPVGASPGTLIADPAARRSELRLTLISPEKFKTIENASLDDLSTHCDRWPIVWLDCTGLANIALIEEIGRIFNLHPLALEDVVSTGQRPKVDFFEDHAFVAMRMIDDVTAHRYEQIAVFFGANFVVTFQEREGDPFDPVRKRVASSEPNRLRARGADYLAYALIDAIVDSYFPPIEAASEQVDGIEDQMLNTTHKHQMRQLHELRRDANVLKGVLWPMRDALATLIRNDVPYVKAETKVFLNDTLDHSLRLIELVENQRDMLTGLIEMHLSLTQARTNDVISYLTIVSVIFMPLTFLVGVWGMNFDPDTSPWNMPELKAYYGYPAALLFMGLVAVALVAFFKWKKWL; translated from the coding sequence ATGGCAAAGACTGACACGGCAAGGAAAAGAGCGTCGCTGAGGATGCGACGGCCGCCGGTCGGCGCCTCGCCTGGCACTCTGATCGCCGATCCGGCCGCGCGGCGCAGCGAGCTCAGGCTGACGCTGATCTCGCCCGAAAAATTCAAGACCATCGAAAACGCCAGCCTCGACGATCTCAGCACTCATTGCGACCGGTGGCCGATCGTCTGGCTGGACTGCACGGGGCTGGCAAACATTGCGCTGATCGAGGAGATCGGCCGGATCTTCAACCTGCATCCGCTGGCGCTGGAGGATGTCGTCAGCACCGGCCAGCGTCCGAAAGTCGACTTCTTCGAGGACCACGCCTTCGTCGCCATGCGCATGATCGACGACGTCACCGCCCACCGCTACGAGCAGATCGCGGTGTTCTTCGGCGCCAATTTCGTCGTCACCTTCCAGGAACGCGAAGGCGATCCGTTCGATCCGGTCCGCAAGCGCGTCGCGAGCTCCGAGCCGAACCGGCTGCGCGCGCGCGGCGCCGACTATCTCGCCTACGCGCTGATCGACGCCATCGTCGACAGCTATTTTCCGCCCATCGAGGCGGCAAGCGAACAGGTCGACGGCATCGAGGATCAGATGCTCAACACGACGCACAAGCATCAGATGCGGCAGTTGCATGAGTTGCGGCGTGATGCCAACGTGCTCAAAGGCGTGCTGTGGCCGATGCGCGATGCGCTGGCCACGTTGATCCGCAACGACGTGCCTTATGTGAAGGCCGAGACCAAGGTCTTCCTCAACGATACGCTCGACCATTCGCTGCGGCTCATCGAATTGGTCGAGAACCAGCGCGACATGCTGACCGGCCTGATCGAGATGCACCTGTCGCTGACCCAGGCGCGCACCAACGACGTCATTTCCTATCTGACGATCGTCTCGGTGATCTTCATGCCGCTGACGTTCCTGGTCGGCGTCTGGGGCATGAACTTCGATCCCGACACCTCGCCATGGAACATGCCGGAGCTGAAGGCCTATTACGGCTATCCGGCGGCGCTGCTGTTCATGGGACTGGTCGCCGTCGCGCTGGTTGCCTTCTTCAAATGGAAGAAGTGGCTGTAG
- a CDS encoding bifunctional diguanylate cyclase/phosphodiesterase: MSAVSNPKRTPLFRLITIASSAMGSFMLGLWGLRFGFGDGMAGMQAGTMAGIIAALCALAAGGAALSFFAGVDESAEYVFKETHFDKLTGLLSRPALVGKVAAAAVETIETAEPVYLIDIDIDRFKQINDAIGYSHGDGLIRAFTKRLKEAMPESAVIGRLGAGEFAVLLPDREIKGSLERFVEKLINEMMEPYHLDTHLQSVSISVGIVAMPKDGVDPVLILRRSNLALQNARASGVGNWSVFEADMGRVADHRQWIESELKLAFDRGDFDLHYQPQLDLPSGRIVGYEALIRWKHPQRGMIPPMEFIPIAEETGMINPIGKWVLRKACSDAQYLPEECFVAVNISPVQFMTKDFVGIVRDTMASTGMKPSRLELEVTETAMMQDRDRAAVILQQLADMGISVAVDDFGTGYSNLSYLIDFSFGKLKIDRSFVSRIDTDSNSGAVVSTIVGLSRALGVGIIAEGVETENQATLLRAAGCEVVQGYLFGRPAPLKVEFGKARVAHGTTPPRIVSLH, translated from the coding sequence ATGTCTGCAGTCAGCAATCCGAAACGGACACCGCTGTTCCGGCTGATCACCATCGCCAGTTCCGCCATGGGCAGTTTTATGCTTGGGCTTTGGGGGCTGCGGTTCGGTTTTGGCGATGGCATGGCCGGCATGCAGGCGGGAACGATGGCGGGCATCATCGCCGCGCTCTGTGCGCTGGCCGCGGGCGGCGCCGCGCTCTCCTTCTTCGCCGGCGTCGATGAATCGGCCGAATACGTCTTCAAGGAAACGCATTTCGACAAGCTGACCGGTCTTTTGTCGCGCCCCGCCCTGGTCGGCAAGGTCGCCGCCGCCGCGGTCGAGACCATCGAGACCGCCGAACCGGTCTACCTGATCGATATCGACATCGACCGCTTCAAGCAGATCAATGATGCCATCGGCTACAGCCATGGCGACGGGCTGATCCGCGCCTTCACCAAGAGGCTGAAGGAGGCTATGCCGGAAAGCGCCGTGATCGGACGGCTCGGCGCCGGCGAATTCGCCGTGCTGCTGCCGGACCGCGAGATCAAGGGATCGCTGGAACGGTTCGTCGAAAAGCTCATCAACGAAATGATGGAGCCTTACCACCTCGACACCCATCTGCAGTCCGTCAGCATCTCGGTCGGCATCGTGGCGATGCCGAAGGACGGCGTCGACCCGGTGCTCATCCTGCGCCGCTCGAACCTGGCGCTGCAGAATGCACGCGCAAGCGGCGTCGGCAACTGGTCGGTCTTCGAGGCCGACATGGGGCGGGTTGCCGATCACCGGCAATGGATCGAATCCGAACTGAAACTCGCCTTCGACCGCGGCGACTTCGATCTCCATTACCAGCCGCAGCTCGACCTGCCGAGCGGCCGTATCGTCGGCTACGAAGCCCTGATCCGCTGGAAGCATCCGCAACGCGGCATGATCCCGCCGATGGAATTCATTCCGATCGCTGAAGAAACCGGCATGATCAATCCGATCGGCAAATGGGTGCTGCGCAAAGCCTGCAGCGATGCCCAGTATCTGCCCGAGGAGTGCTTCGTGGCCGTCAACATCTCACCTGTCCAGTTCATGACCAAGGACTTCGTCGGCATCGTGCGCGATACGATGGCGTCGACCGGCATGAAGCCGTCGCGGCTGGAGCTCGAAGTCACCGAAACGGCGATGATGCAGGATCGCGACCGTGCCGCAGTCATCCTGCAGCAGCTCGCCGACATGGGCATCTCGGTGGCCGTCGACGATTTCGGCACCGGCTATTCCAACCTGAGCTACCTGATCGATTTTTCGTTCGGCAAGCTCAAGATCGACCGCTCCTTCGTCAGCCGCATCGACACCGACTCCAACTCGGGAGCCGTAGTCTCGACCATCGTCGGGCTTTCGCGGGCGCTTGGCGTCGGCATCATCGCCGAAGGCGTCGAGACCGAAAACCAGGCGACGCTGCTGAGAGCCGCCGGCTGCGAGGTGGTGCAGGGCTACCTGTTCGGCCGGCCGGCGCCGCTCAAGGTCGAGTTCGGCAAGGCGCGCGTCGCCCATGGCACGACGCCGCCGCGCATCGTCAGCCTGCACTGA
- a CDS encoding class I SAM-dependent methyltransferase: MAAEPLKTLFHPFEAEALPLPNTGAEILFLGAEPSFPLPEGFDVKLSLVQGFRTHFRALQASGYTITPRAQGSGYDMALVLAGRHRGQNELRIAEAIDRVAPGGLILVAGSKEDGIDSLRKRITKLVPLEGHLPKHHGVAFWFHQAGAQAAAALRAANTGLLVEGRYHTAPGMFSFDRVDAGSRLLAANLPKDLGGNVADFCAGWGYLASEILIRSSGLSGLDLYEADFEALEAARLNVPKLDIRDAVEPRFIWTDLLKEVVERRYDAIVMNPPFHSGRAAEPDIGAGMIRAAAKALKPGGRLCMVANRQLPYEPVLAAAFSSHAELARDGMFKVFSARR, encoded by the coding sequence ATGGCCGCGGAGCCGCTGAAGACGCTGTTCCATCCCTTCGAGGCCGAGGCGCTCCCGCTGCCGAACACAGGCGCCGAGATTCTGTTTCTGGGCGCCGAGCCCAGTTTTCCCCTGCCCGAAGGCTTCGATGTGAAGCTCAGTCTGGTGCAAGGCTTCCGGACGCATTTCCGCGCGCTGCAGGCCTCCGGCTACACCATCACGCCGCGGGCGCAGGGCTCCGGCTATGACATGGCGCTTGTTCTGGCGGGCCGCCATCGCGGCCAGAACGAACTGCGCATCGCCGAAGCCATCGATCGGGTCGCGCCGGGTGGCCTGATCCTGGTCGCCGGCAGCAAGGAGGACGGTATCGACAGCCTGCGCAAGCGGATCACCAAGCTGGTGCCGCTCGAAGGCCATCTGCCCAAGCACCATGGCGTCGCCTTCTGGTTCCACCAGGCCGGCGCGCAGGCCGCCGCAGCGCTGCGCGCCGCCAACACCGGCCTGCTTGTCGAGGGGCGCTACCACACCGCACCGGGCATGTTCTCTTTCGATCGCGTCGATGCCGGCTCGAGACTGCTGGCCGCGAACCTGCCGAAGGATCTTGGTGGCAATGTCGCCGATTTCTGTGCCGGCTGGGGCTATCTGGCGTCGGAGATTCTGATCCGCTCGTCCGGCCTCTCCGGTCTCGACCTCTACGAAGCGGACTTCGAAGCCTTGGAGGCGGCCAGGCTCAACGTGCCCAAGCTCGATATTCGAGATGCCGTCGAACCGCGCTTCATCTGGACCGATCTGCTCAAGGAAGTGGTCGAGCGTCGCTATGACGCCATCGTCATGAATCCGCCCTTCCACAGCGGTCGGGCGGCCGAGCCCGACATCGGCGCCGGCATGATCCGGGCTGCGGCCAAGGCGCTGAAGCCGGGCGGCCGGCTATGCATGGTCGCCAATCGCCAGCTGCCTTACGAGCCGGTGCTGGCTGCCGCCTTTTCCAGCCATGCCGAGCTTGCCCGCGACGGCATGTTCAAGGTGTTTTCGGCGCGGCGCTAA
- the rbfA gene encoding 30S ribosome-binding factor RbfA, whose translation MSRQSTAGPSQRMLRVGEQVRHALSETLQRGEIVDPVIENAVVSVSEVRMSPDLKIATAFVSPLGVVDTDAVVGALNRHAKFIRGRVSGALRQMKYMPEFRFRLDTSFDNFAKINELLKSPEVARDLDDRNKNNNKDEE comes from the coding sequence ATGTCAAGACAATCCACGGCTGGCCCCTCCCAGCGCATGCTGCGCGTCGGCGAGCAGGTGCGCCATGCGCTGTCCGAAACCCTGCAGCGGGGCGAGATCGTCGATCCGGTGATCGAGAACGCCGTCGTCTCGGTCTCCGAGGTTCGCATGTCGCCGGATCTGAAGATTGCCACCGCTTTCGTCTCGCCGCTTGGAGTCGTGGACACCGATGCGGTGGTTGGAGCGCTCAACAGGCATGCGAAATTCATCCGCGGCCGCGTCTCCGGCGCGCTCAGGCAGATGAAGTACATGCCGGAGTTCCGCTTCCGGCTCGACACCTCGTTCGACAATTTCGCCAAGATCAACGAATTGTTGAAATCGCCCGAAGTCGCGCGCGATCTCGACGACCGGAATAAGAACAACAACAAGGACGAGGAATAG
- the rpsO gene encoding 30S ribosomal protein S15, translating into MRASRFLEQIRKNTMSVTAERKKELMTEFATAKGDTGSPEVQVAILSERIKNLTEHFKDHKKDNHSRRGLLALVSQRRSLLDYLKRKDDARYQSLIEKLGLRR; encoded by the coding sequence CTGAGGGCGTCCCGTTTCCTCGAACAGATAAGGAAAAACACGATGTCGGTTACTGCCGAGCGCAAGAAAGAATTGATGACTGAATTCGCAACCGCCAAGGGCGACACCGGCTCTCCGGAAGTCCAGGTGGCCATTCTTTCCGAGCGCATCAAGAACCTGACCGAGCACTTCAAGGACCACAAGAAGGACAACCATTCCCGCCGTGGCCTTCTCGCTCTCGTTTCCCAGCGCCGCAGCCTGCTTGATTACCTCAAGCGCAAGGACGACGCGCGCTATCAGTCGCTGATCGAGAAGCTCGGTCTGCGTCGCTGA